In Chryseobacterium lactis, a single genomic region encodes these proteins:
- a CDS encoding DUF3829 domain-containing protein: protein MRKIIVMAMAMSLTATVISCKKGADGIANTVLNLGGEAEANAIIDFNNNFIDSYKNTSKFVERVLKYADESVVKAKGGNISIIPIIGSSMDYTLSKIKSIPSGFGKDKTAIEKDFAIYKAKKENIEKKFEELKSYISSEDYKDDKGAKAEAIKKEIETDAEALYVSGENVMAKIKPATDAAENVILKDHPMKEYIISSKNVMNSLDSVIDLLGKQYAGKFNEAEAQKKYDEFAKLVETNSKMDFNVKDQQYSHKKSEFEYFNKSASTFVDNYRKLIRDSKEAGKIPDSDIQQMDSSYETVLSAYNTFVK from the coding sequence ATGAGAAAGATTATTGTAATGGCAATGGCTATGTCTTTGACGGCTACGGTCATAAGCTGTAAAAAAGGAGCCGACGGCATTGCTAATACTGTTTTAAATTTAGGAGGAGAAGCTGAGGCTAATGCTATTATTGACTTTAACAATAACTTCATCGATTCTTATAAAAATACTTCCAAATTTGTTGAAAGAGTCTTAAAATATGCAGATGAATCCGTTGTAAAAGCAAAAGGAGGAAATATTTCGATCATACCTATAATAGGCAGTTCAATGGATTATACGCTTTCCAAAATTAAAAGCATTCCATCTGGATTCGGAAAAGATAAAACAGCCATTGAAAAGGATTTTGCTATCTATAAGGCTAAAAAAGAAAATATAGAAAAAAAGTTTGAAGAACTGAAGTCCTATATAAGTTCTGAAGATTATAAAGACGATAAAGGAGCAAAAGCAGAGGCTATTAAAAAAGAGATTGAGACTGATGCAGAAGCTTTGTATGTCTCAGGAGAAAATGTGATGGCTAAAATTAAGCCTGCCACTGATGCCGCTGAGAATGTGATTTTAAAAGACCATCCAATGAAAGAATATATTATCTCATCCAAAAATGTGATGAATTCTTTGGATTCGGTTATCGATCTTTTAGGAAAACAGTATGCAGGAAAATTTAATGAAGCTGAAGCTCAGAAAAAATATGACGAGTTTGCCAAATTGGTAGAAACCAATTCTAAAATGGATTTTAATGTGAAAGATCAACAGTATTCCCACAAAAAATCTGAGTTTGAATACTTTAATAAAAGCGCTTCCACCTTCGTAGATAATTACAGAAAACTGATCAGAGATTCTAAAGAAGCCGGTAAAATCCCGGATAGTGACATCCAGCAGATGGATTCTTCCTATGAAACCGTATTGAGTGCCTACAACACATTTGTGAAGTAA
- a CDS encoding DUF4286 family protein, with protein MSLLSITFHCTKDNLEEWENYIDETLVLMTENLMDVDKYILSEVHSDFIEEGKNYNLLLMFDNDELRNQFIESELKNIAQHVENKFGQEVMIFNTFLNPKKSRL; from the coding sequence ATGAGCCTATTAAGTATAACTTTCCACTGCACGAAAGATAATCTCGAAGAATGGGAAAATTATATTGATGAAACCCTGGTTTTAATGACCGAAAATTTAATGGATGTCGACAAATATATTCTTTCCGAAGTTCACAGTGATTTCATTGAGGAAGGTAAGAATTATAATCTTTTGCTGATGTTTGATAATGATGAATTAAGAAATCAGTTTATCGAAAGTGAGCTAAAAAATATAGCACAGCATGTCGAGAACAAATTCGGACAGGAAGTAATGATTTTCAATACTTTTTTAAATCCGAAAAAATCGAGATTGTAA
- a CDS encoding DUF421 domain-containing protein — translation MDSILNVAIRSLCVYLFMVIAIRLFGKNQLSQLNAGDVVLLLLISNAVQNAMVGPDTSLQGGIIAALVLFVANFILKRIMFSSRSFEAFMEDEPVILIRDGVADQAALNRVKITQDELEEAIREHGIEKIKNVKLSVLEVDGNISVVSEDEKSKQTHYARIKRKIKRKYH, via the coding sequence GTGGATTCTATTCTTAACGTTGCCATTCGTTCCCTTTGCGTTTACCTTTTCATGGTAATTGCTATTCGTTTATTTGGTAAAAATCAGCTTTCCCAGCTTAATGCCGGGGATGTGGTTTTGTTACTGCTTATTTCCAATGCCGTTCAGAATGCTATGGTAGGGCCGGATACTTCATTGCAGGGAGGTATTATCGCCGCGCTGGTTCTTTTTGTGGCTAATTTTATCTTAAAAAGAATAATGTTCTCCAGCCGTTCTTTTGAGGCTTTCATGGAAGATGAACCTGTTATACTCATTAGAGATGGTGTGGCAGATCAGGCAGCTTTAAACAGGGTAAAAATTACACAAGATGAGCTGGAAGAAGCAATAAGAGAACATGGGATTGAAAAAATAAAAAATGTAAAGTTGTCTGTATTGGAAGTTGACGGGAATATCAGTGTCGTTTCCGAAGATGAAAAGAGCAAACAGACCCATTATGCAAGGATCAAGAGAAAAATAAAAAGAAAATATCACTAA
- a CDS encoding 1,4-dihydroxy-2-naphthoyl-CoA synthase, producing MIEWKTAKEYEDITYKKCNGVARIAFNRPEIRNAFRPKTTSELYDAFYDASEDPSIGVVLLSGEGPSPKDGGWAFCSGGDQKARGHQGYVGEDGRHRLNILEVQRLIRFMPKVVIAVVPGWAVGGGHSLHVVCDLTLASEEHAIFKQTDADVTSFDGGYGSAYLAKMVGQKKAREIFFLGRNYSAQEAFEMGMVNKVVPHAELEDTAYEWAQEILGKSPMSIRMLKFAMNLTDDGMVGQQVFAGEATRLAYMTAEAQEGRNAFLEKRKPNFGEDQWIS from the coding sequence ATGATTGAGTGGAAAACCGCCAAGGAATACGAAGATATTACCTATAAAAAATGTAATGGTGTAGCGAGAATCGCTTTCAACAGACCGGAAATCCGTAACGCTTTCAGACCTAAGACAACTTCAGAATTATATGATGCTTTTTATGATGCTTCTGAAGATCCTTCAATAGGAGTTGTTTTACTTTCAGGAGAAGGGCCAAGTCCTAAAGATGGAGGTTGGGCTTTTTGTAGTGGAGGAGACCAGAAAGCAAGAGGTCATCAGGGATATGTAGGAGAAGATGGAAGACACCGTTTAAATATTTTGGAAGTTCAGCGTTTGATCCGTTTTATGCCAAAGGTGGTTATTGCAGTAGTTCCTGGATGGGCTGTAGGCGGCGGACACTCACTTCATGTAGTATGTGACCTGACTTTAGCAAGTGAAGAACATGCTATTTTTAAACAAACCGATGCTGATGTTACAAGTTTTGACGGTGGTTACGGATCTGCTTACCTGGCAAAAATGGTAGGTCAGAAGAAGGCTCGTGAAATATTCTTTTTAGGAAGAAACTATTCCGCTCAGGAAGCTTTTGAAATGGGAATGGTCAACAAAGTTGTTCCACATGCAGAATTAGAGGATACCGCTTACGAATGGGCTCAGGAAATCTTAGGAAAATCTCCAATGTCTATCAGAATGCTGAAGTTTGCTATGAACCTTACCGATGACGGAATGGTTGGGCAACAGGTTTTTGCTGGAGAAGCAACTCGTTTAGCGTACATGACAGCCGAAGCTCAGGAAGGAAGAAACGCATTCCTTGAAAAAAGAAAACCCAACTTCGGAGAAGATCAATGGATATCATAA
- a CDS encoding GNAT family N-acetyltransferase yields the protein MNYELREMLPSDENRVLEIFKQGVDSGMATFETEIPTAEAWDMEYFNDCRWVLENEDNKVVGWCALKPVSRRECFKGVAEVSIYFDNEYQGKGLGSVLLKKMVLDSEDHGFWTLQTNIFSENETSIKFHQKNGFRIVGVRKKLGKLNGEWKDVIMFEKRSEIV from the coding sequence ATGAATTACGAACTAAGAGAAATGCTTCCCAGCGATGAAAATCGGGTGCTGGAGATTTTCAAACAAGGTGTAGACAGTGGAATGGCCACTTTTGAAACAGAAATTCCCACTGCCGAAGCCTGGGATATGGAATATTTTAACGATTGCCGCTGGGTGCTCGAAAATGAAGATAATAAAGTCGTAGGGTGGTGTGCTTTAAAACCCGTAAGCAGAAGAGAGTGTTTTAAAGGAGTCGCAGAAGTAAGTATTTATTTTGATAACGAATACCAAGGAAAAGGTTTGGGTTCCGTGCTGCTTAAAAAAATGGTTTTGGATAGCGAGGATCACGGATTCTGGACGTTACAGACTAATATCTTTTCAGAAAATGAAACTTCAATCAAATTTCATCAGAAAAATGGCTTTAGGATCGTAGGGGTTCGTAAAAAACTGGGAAAGCTTAACGGCGAATGGAAAGATGTCATCATGTTTGAAAAGAGAAGCGAAATTGTGTAG
- a CDS encoding quinol oxidase subunit 4, with product MKSIAKITGVLIVTLMLTSCVAYDNTGYNGNGNRLPPGQAKKIYGGSAKDYAPGQVKKRNGY from the coding sequence ATGAAAAGTATAGCTAAAATTACGGGAGTTCTTATCGTTACATTGATGTTGACTTCATGTGTTGCCTATGATAATACAGGATATAATGGTAACGGAAACAGACTTCCACCCGGGCAAGCCAAAAAAATATATGGAGGAAGTGCCAAAGATTACGCTCCGGGGCAGGTGAAAAAAAGAAATGGATATTAA
- the menA gene encoding 1,4-dihydroxy-2-naphthoate octaprenyltransferase, whose product MTDWIKAARLRTLPLSLSGIIMGAFIAKWRLYREGGIWDWKIFALALLVTLLYQILSNYANDYGDGVKGTDAKRINEAEARAVASGKITAKQMKNAVILFSALSFIATIALLYVAFIPNYMNEFYIFIGLGVACILAAIGYTVGKKPYGYMGLGDVFVFIFFGLVSVCGSYFLFTKTFSWDMLLPGTAVGMMSMAVLNLNNMRDIESDKLSGKNSFALRIGFKNAMIYEMILLQLPLILVLIFLGINGFIQQQNYYVFIVMILLFPLTKLRRNIMSVKEPKELDQYLKQVGIMTFVMAILTAAGLNLFN is encoded by the coding sequence ATGACTGATTGGATAAAAGCCGCAAGGCTCAGAACTTTACCGCTATCATTAAGCGGAATTATTATGGGAGCTTTCATTGCAAAATGGAGACTTTACAGAGAAGGTGGAATATGGGACTGGAAAATTTTTGCGCTGGCACTTTTGGTAACCCTTTTATATCAGATTTTATCAAATTATGCCAATGATTATGGCGATGGAGTAAAAGGAACCGACGCAAAGAGAATCAATGAAGCAGAAGCGAGGGCAGTTGCCTCAGGGAAAATTACAGCAAAACAAATGAAAAATGCTGTCATTCTTTTTTCAGCATTGTCTTTCATTGCTACCATTGCGCTATTATATGTTGCTTTCATTCCGAACTATATGAATGAATTTTATATTTTTATTGGTTTAGGTGTGGCTTGTATTTTGGCGGCAATCGGATACACGGTAGGGAAGAAACCATATGGTTACATGGGATTGGGAGACGTCTTCGTGTTCATCTTTTTCGGGCTGGTTTCTGTATGTGGAAGCTATTTCCTGTTTACAAAAACATTCAGCTGGGATATGCTGTTACCGGGAACTGCTGTAGGAATGATGAGTATGGCTGTTTTGAACCTGAACAATATGAGGGATATTGAAAGTGATAAATTATCAGGAAAAAATAGTTTTGCATTAAGAATCGGATTCAAAAATGCTATGATCTATGAAATGATCCTGTTACAACTTCCATTGATATTAGTCCTTATCTTTTTAGGGATAAACGGATTTATACAGCAGCAAAATTATTACGTATTCATCGTCATGATTTTGTTATTTCCATTGACGAAATTAAGAAGAAATATCATGTCTGTAAAAGAGCCGAAAGAATTAGATCAATATTTGAAGCAGGTTGGGATCATGACGTTTGTAATGGCAATTCTTACAGCAGCCGGACTTAATTTATTTAACTAA
- a CDS encoding tetratricopeptide repeat protein, with amino-acid sequence MKKLILGMAIVASAFVFGQKADVNAQLQTANKAAMDAYNAKNYAVAAPKFVEIYDLLKANGQDNKIYMYYAGLSHALANNSDASIKIYTDLVNSGFTGVETTYTAKEKKSGQVVNLDKATWELMKKNADYSDFKTEQTKSIEPDLYETLASLLLNAKKGTEAVAIIEKGLAKFPNNAKLKEAQTTAYLQSGNTDKFVEGLKEQLAKNPNDATNWYNLGVMQAKTPATVNDALTSFKKAVELKPDFAEAYQNLVYTTIGDDGKVVGEINALRKDKPDEATKLIDARRERFAKALPFAEGWYKIAPKSLDAVTTLKEIYVVTKNMDKVKEMKAKEAELSATAK; translated from the coding sequence ATGAAGAAACTAATTTTAGGAATGGCTATCGTAGCGTCAGCATTCGTCTTTGGACAGAAAGCAGATGTAAATGCTCAGCTTCAGACGGCTAACAAAGCTGCTATGGATGCATATAATGCAAAGAACTATGCAGTTGCTGCCCCTAAGTTTGTAGAAATTTACGACTTATTAAAGGCTAATGGTCAGGATAATAAAATTTATATGTATTATGCAGGGCTTAGCCATGCATTAGCCAATAACAGTGATGCATCTATCAAGATATATACTGATCTTGTTAATTCCGGATTTACAGGAGTAGAAACTACTTATACTGCTAAAGAAAAGAAATCAGGACAAGTAGTAAATCTTGATAAAGCTACCTGGGAGCTGATGAAAAAGAATGCTGATTATTCTGATTTTAAAACAGAACAGACGAAAAGTATAGAGCCGGACTTGTATGAAACATTAGCTTCATTGTTACTTAATGCAAAAAAAGGAACTGAGGCTGTCGCTATTATTGAAAAAGGATTGGCTAAGTTCCCTAACAATGCTAAGCTTAAAGAAGCTCAGACTACCGCTTATCTTCAATCAGGAAATACGGATAAATTTGTTGAGGGATTAAAAGAGCAATTAGCTAAAAACCCTAACGACGCCACAAACTGGTACAACTTAGGAGTAATGCAGGCTAAAACCCCAGCTACCGTTAATGATGCTTTAACTTCATTCAAAAAAGCAGTAGAGCTGAAGCCTGATTTTGCTGAAGCATACCAGAATCTTGTCTACACAACGATTGGTGACGATGGTAAAGTAGTAGGAGAAATTAATGCTTTAAGAAAAGATAAACCGGACGAAGCTACTAAATTAATTGATGCCAGAAGAGAAAGATTCGCCAAGGCATTACCATTTGCAGAAGGATGGTATAAGATAGCTCCGAAGAGTCTTGATGCCGTTACTACCCTAAAAGAAATTTATGTGGTAACTAAAAATATGGATAAAGTGAAAGAAATGAAAGCTAAAGAAGCTGAATTAAGCGCTACGGCAAAATAA
- the gyrA gene encoding DNA gyrase subunit A, with protein MQKEGERLIPINIVDEMKSSYIDYSMSVIVSRALPDVRDGLKPVHRRVLYGMYGLGVFSNRKYLKSARIVGDVLGKYHPHGDSSVYDAMVRMAQNWSLRYPQVDGQGNFGSMDGDPPAAMRYTEARLKKISDEVLSDLDKETVDFQNNFDDSLQEPTVMPTKIPNLLVNGTSGIAVGMATNMAPHNLSESIDAICAYIDNKDITIDELMQHIIAPDFPTGGIIYGYDGVRDAFHTGRGRVVLRAKVNFEEIGNRNAIIVTEVPYQVNKAEMIARTAELVKDEKIPGIHEIRDESDRKGLRVVYELKNDAIPNVVLNLLYKYTALQTSFSVNNIALVHGRPEQLNLKDIIHHFVEHRHEVIVRRTHFELKKAKERAHILEGFMKVIGTQDSLDRAISIIRHSANPQAAKEGLIEAFELSDIQAQAILDLRLARLTGMELDKIRDEYDAIMKEIANLEDILANEPRRFQIIKDELVEVKEKYGDERRTEIDYSGGEMSIEDIIPNESVVLTISHAGYIKRTSLSEYKVQSRGGVGNKAATTRDADFLEYIVSATNHQYMLFFTEKGRCYWLRVFEIPEGSKTAKGRAVQNLINIEPDDKIKAYIRTNNLKDSEYVNQMSVVMVTKNGTIKKTSLEAYSRPRVNGVNAIEIRDNDQLLGAYLTNGSSQIMIATKNGKCIRFPEEKVREVGRGSIGVRGILLEDGDEAIGMIVVNDVENETVLVVSEKGYGKRTAVEDYRITNRGGKGVITLNITEKTGNLIAIQNVTDEDGLMIINKSGVAIRMGMDEMRVMGRNTQGVRVINLKKNDEIAAIAKVAMDKDVEEDAEDLEEGTGLLFDDEQDDSGAPQAENETPAEENGNSDSEE; from the coding sequence ATGCAAAAAGAAGGAGAAAGACTGATTCCTATCAACATTGTTGATGAAATGAAGTCATCTTATATCGATTATTCGATGTCGGTTATCGTTTCAAGAGCGTTACCTGATGTAAGAGATGGCTTGAAACCCGTTCATAGAAGAGTGCTTTATGGTATGTATGGATTAGGGGTTTTTTCTAATAGAAAATATTTAAAATCTGCGAGAATTGTTGGGGATGTTTTGGGTAAATATCACCCACACGGAGATTCCTCTGTATATGATGCAATGGTAAGAATGGCCCAGAACTGGAGTTTGCGATACCCACAGGTTGACGGACAAGGTAACTTCGGTTCCATGGATGGTGACCCGCCGGCGGCAATGCGTTATACTGAGGCCAGATTGAAAAAAATCTCTGATGAGGTTCTTTCAGACTTAGACAAAGAAACAGTTGATTTCCAGAATAACTTCGATGACAGTTTACAGGAACCAACGGTAATGCCAACTAAAATCCCTAACCTTTTGGTAAACGGTACTTCAGGTATCGCAGTAGGGATGGCAACAAATATGGCTCCTCACAATCTATCCGAGTCTATAGATGCGATCTGTGCCTATATCGATAATAAAGATATTACTATCGATGAATTAATGCAGCATATTATTGCTCCGGATTTCCCTACAGGAGGTATTATCTACGGATATGACGGGGTAAGAGATGCTTTCCATACCGGAAGAGGTAGAGTGGTTCTGAGAGCTAAAGTTAACTTTGAAGAGATTGGAAACAGAAACGCAATTATCGTTACTGAAGTTCCTTACCAGGTTAACAAAGCAGAAATGATCGCGAGAACGGCAGAGCTTGTAAAGGATGAAAAAATCCCGGGCATCCACGAGATCAGAGACGAATCGGATAGAAAAGGACTTCGTGTTGTATATGAATTGAAAAACGACGCGATTCCTAACGTTGTCTTAAACTTATTATATAAATATACAGCACTTCAGACTTCTTTCAGTGTAAACAATATTGCATTGGTACACGGAAGACCGGAGCAGCTGAACCTGAAAGATATCATTCATCACTTCGTAGAACACAGACATGAAGTAATTGTAAGAAGAACTCATTTTGAGCTTAAAAAAGCAAAAGAAAGAGCGCATATCTTAGAAGGTTTCATGAAGGTGATCGGAACTCAGGATTCTTTAGACAGAGCTATTTCTATTATCCGTCACAGTGCCAACCCACAGGCTGCGAAAGAAGGCTTGATCGAGGCATTTGAACTTTCAGATATTCAGGCTCAGGCTATCCTTGATTTGAGATTAGCTCGTCTTACAGGAATGGAACTTGACAAGATCCGTGACGAGTATGACGCTATTATGAAAGAGATTGCTAATTTGGAAGATATCTTAGCCAATGAGCCAAGAAGATTCCAGATTATTAAAGATGAATTAGTTGAAGTTAAAGAAAAATACGGCGACGAAAGAAGAACTGAAATCGACTATTCAGGAGGAGAGATGTCTATTGAAGATATCATCCCGAATGAATCTGTAGTTCTTACCATTTCTCACGCTGGATATATCAAAAGAACTTCACTTTCAGAATATAAAGTTCAAAGTAGAGGAGGTGTAGGAAATAAAGCGGCAACAACAAGAGATGCTGACTTCCTGGAATACATTGTTTCTGCAACCAACCACCAGTATATGTTGTTCTTTACAGAAAAAGGAAGATGTTACTGGCTAAGAGTATTTGAAATTCCGGAAGGCTCCAAAACTGCCAAAGGAAGAGCAGTACAAAACCTTATCAATATCGAACCTGATGATAAGATCAAAGCATATATCAGAACCAATAATCTTAAAGATTCTGAATATGTAAACCAAATGAGCGTTGTAATGGTAACGAAAAACGGAACCATTAAGAAAACTTCGCTTGAAGCTTATTCAAGACCGAGAGTAAATGGGGTGAATGCCATTGAAATCAGAGATAATGACCAGTTATTAGGAGCTTACCTTACCAACGGATCTTCTCAGATTATGATCGCTACCAAAAATGGTAAATGTATCCGTTTCCCTGAAGAAAAAGTAAGAGAAGTAGGTAGAGGATCTATTGGAGTAAGAGGTATCTTGCTTGAAGACGGTGACGAAGCTATTGGTATGATTGTTGTGAATGACGTAGAGAACGAAACAGTACTTGTGGTATCTGAAAAAGGATACGGAAAGAGAACTGCAGTAGAAGACTACAGAATTACAAACAGAGGAGGAAAAGGAGTTATCACCCTAAACATTACCGAAAAAACAGGAAATCTGATCGCTATTCAAAACGTAACAGATGAAGATGGGTTGATGATTATCAATAAATCAGGTGTTGCTATCAGAATGGGAATGGATGAAATGAGAGTAATGGGAAGAAACACTCAGGGAGTTCGTGTAATCAATCTTAAGAAAAATGACGAAATTGCAGCCATTGCAAAAGTAGCAATGGATAAAGATGTAGAAGAGGATGCTGAAGACCTTGAAGAAGGAACAGGATTGTTATTCGATGACGAGCAAGATGATAGTGGGGCTCCTCAGGCTGAAAATGAAACTCCGGCAGAAGAAAACGGAAACTCTGATTCTGAAGAATAA
- the uvrA gene encoding excinuclease ABC subunit UvrA encodes MSKSTEYIEVYGAREHNLKNINVKIPRNELVVITGLSGSGKSSLAFDTIFAEGQRRYIETFSAYARQFLGGLERPDVDKIEGLSPVIAIEQKTTNKNPRSTVGTVTELYDFLRLLYARVSDAYSLTTGQKLVSYTEDQILETIKENYKGEKIMLLAPVVRSRKGHYHELFVQMAKKGYGQARIDGALQDIEYDLKLDRYKTHDIDIVIDRWIIGENASESRMEKSLRTAMEMGEGIIGIQKLGSTDIEYFSKNLMDAETGHSLALPEPNTFSFNSPKGSCPNCKGLGMIKKINTDYFIDNPKLSINQGGLLPLEDIKSNKWILSQIKNILEIFGLGMTTPLKDIPEEALDYIYNGCHKEFNKDLKYAGITKKIKISFDGLIAFMEEMIDERESYEAILLERHFTTEEICPECGGTRLQPSSLSFKIDGKNIAEVNGLSLSDLKEWLADVKDKFSEKNKIIAHEILKEIETRLQFLLDVGLDYLSLSRSSKTLSGGESQRIRLATQIGSQLVNVLYILDEPSIGLHQRDNERLIHSLKNLRDIGNSVLVVEHDKDMILEADEVLDIGPRAGKFGGEILWQGKPKDLLKADTITAQYINGKRKIEIPAERRAGSGKNIVLKGATGNNLKNVTLDIPLGKLVVVTGISGSGKSSLVNGTLYPILNKHFYRAVQEPLPYKKIEGLENIDKIVDVDQTPIGRTPRSNPATYTGMFTDIRNLFAELPESKIRGYKPGRFSFNVKGGRCETCQGGGLKVIEMNFLPDVYVHCETCNGKRFNRETLEVRYKGKSISDVLDMTIDEAVDFFQPIPKIFARVKTLQDVGLGYITLGQQSTTLSGGEAQRIKLATELAKRQTGNTLYILDEPTTGLHFEDVKILMDAINKLVELGNSFIIIEHNMDVIKLADHIIDVGPEGGKHGGQIVAQGTPEEIVKSKKSLTGKFLKREL; translated from the coding sequence ATGAGCAAATCAACAGAATATATAGAAGTTTACGGAGCACGTGAACACAACCTAAAGAATATTAATGTTAAAATTCCGCGAAACGAACTGGTAGTGATTACCGGTCTTTCAGGAAGTGGAAAATCTTCACTGGCTTTTGATACGATCTTTGCAGAAGGCCAGCGTCGTTATATAGAAACATTTTCTGCCTATGCACGTCAGTTTTTAGGAGGATTGGAGCGTCCCGATGTAGATAAAATTGAAGGACTTTCTCCTGTGATTGCCATTGAGCAGAAAACAACCAATAAAAATCCACGTTCTACCGTAGGAACAGTGACTGAGCTGTATGACTTTTTGCGTCTTTTATATGCAAGAGTTTCTGATGCCTATTCATTAACTACCGGACAAAAATTGGTAAGTTATACCGAAGATCAGATTCTTGAGACGATCAAAGAAAATTACAAGGGAGAAAAGATTATGTTGCTGGCTCCTGTTGTGCGTTCAAGAAAAGGACATTACCATGAACTTTTTGTACAGATGGCCAAGAAAGGGTACGGACAGGCAAGAATTGATGGAGCATTACAGGATATTGAATACGATCTGAAACTGGACCGTTATAAAACCCACGATATCGATATTGTGATCGACCGTTGGATTATCGGAGAAAATGCTTCAGAAAGCAGAATGGAAAAATCATTGCGAACAGCAATGGAAATGGGTGAAGGAATTATCGGAATCCAGAAGTTGGGAAGTACAGATATCGAATATTTTTCTAAAAACCTGATGGATGCGGAAACAGGTCATTCACTGGCGTTACCAGAACCGAATACTTTCTCATTCAACTCGCCAAAAGGAAGTTGTCCCAATTGTAAAGGATTAGGAATGATCAAAAAGATCAATACCGATTACTTTATAGACAATCCGAAATTATCAATCAACCAGGGCGGATTACTGCCTTTGGAAGATATTAAATCCAACAAATGGATTCTTTCACAAATCAAAAATATCCTGGAGATTTTCGGACTGGGAATGACGACTCCGCTAAAAGATATCCCGGAAGAAGCACTGGATTATATTTATAACGGCTGCCATAAAGAATTCAACAAAGATCTTAAGTATGCCGGAATTACCAAAAAAATAAAAATCAGCTTTGATGGCTTAATTGCTTTCATGGAAGAAATGATCGATGAAAGGGAATCTTACGAAGCAATTTTACTGGAAAGACATTTTACGACAGAAGAAATTTGTCCGGAATGCGGCGGAACACGTCTTCAGCCTTCAAGCTTAAGTTTTAAAATAGACGGGAAGAATATTGCTGAGGTTAATGGATTAAGCCTATCAGATTTAAAAGAATGGTTGGCTGATGTTAAAGATAAATTTTCAGAGAAAAATAAAATTATCGCTCATGAGATTTTAAAAGAGATTGAAACCAGACTTCAGTTTTTATTGGATGTCGGTTTGGATTATTTAAGTCTGAGTAGAAGTTCAAAAACCCTTTCCGGAGGTGAATCGCAAAGGATTCGTCTGGCAACACAGATAGGATCTCAGCTTGTGAATGTGTTGTATATTCTTGATGAACCGAGTATCGGATTACACCAGAGAGATAATGAAAGATTGATTCATTCGTTGAAAAATCTTAGAGATATCGGAAACTCCGTGTTGGTAGTAGAACACGATAAAGATATGATTTTGGAAGCCGATGAAGTGCTGGATATTGGTCCGAGAGCCGGAAAGTTCGGTGGAGAAATATTGTGGCAGGGAAAACCAAAAGATTTGCTGAAAGCAGATACCATTACGGCACAATATATCAACGGAAAAAGAAAGATCGAGATTCCTGCAGAAAGAAGAGCAGGAAGCGGTAAAAATATTGTTTTAAAAGGTGCTACCGGAAACAACCTTAAAAATGTCACATTAGATATCCCACTTGGGAAGCTGGTAGTGGTTACAGGAATTTCAGGAAGTGGTAAATCATCATTGGTTAACGGAACTTTATACCCGATTTTGAATAAGCACTTCTACAGAGCCGTTCAGGAGCCTTTACCTTACAAAAAGATCGAAGGACTGGAAAATATCGACAAAATTGTAGATGTAGACCAGACGCCGATCGGAAGGACACCTCGTTCAAATCCTGCCACTTACACAGGAATGTTTACCGATATCCGGAACCTTTTTGCCGAATTACCGGAAAGTAAAATCCGTGGCTACAAACCGGGGAGATTCTCCTTCAATGTAAAAGGTGGAAGATGTGAAACCTGTCAGGGTGGTGGATTGAAAGTGATTGAAATGAATTTCCTTCCCGATGTATACGTTCATTGTGAAACCTGTAACGGAAAACGCTTCAACAGAGAGACACTGGAAGTTCGCTACAAAGGAAAATCGATTTCTGATGTCCTGGATATGACGATTGACGAAGCCGTTGATTTTTTCCAGCCGATTCCTAAGATTTTTGCTAGAGTAAAAACATTACAGGATGTCGGCCTCGGATATATTACCTTAGGACAGCAGTCAACGACCCTTTCCGGAGGTGAAGCACAACGTATCAAGTTAGCGACCGAATTGGCAAAAAGACAAACAGGAAATACCCTTTATATCCTTGATGAACCAACAACAGGTCTTCATTTTGAAGATGTGAAAATTCTGATGGATGCCATCAATAAGCTGGTAGAACTTGGAAACTCATTCATTATTATTGAACACAATATGGATGTGATTAAACTGGCAGACCATATTATTGACGTAGGTCCTGAAGGAGGAAAACATGGTGGACAAATTGTAGCCCAGGGAACTCCGGAAGAAATTGTGAAGTCGAAGAAAAGCTTGACAGGGAAGTTTTTGAAGAGGGAGTTGTAG